ACCGGCGGACTGGTGCGCGAGGCGCGGCTGTTCGACATCTACAAGCCGAAGGCGGCAGTGGCCGACATCGGCCCCGATGAACGCAGCGTGGCGGTGCGCCTGGAACTGCAGGACGAGGACACGACGCTGACCGACGAACGCATCGACGCGGCGGTGCGCGCCGTGGTCGAGACCCTGGGTGCCCGCGTGGGCGCCCGCTTGCGCGGCTAGGCCGAACGAAGGACGCCATGGAACGCCCCATCTCTCCGTCGATCGAAACGCCCACGCTCACGAAGGCCGAGCTGGCGGACCTGTTGTTCGAGCGGCTCGGGCTGAACAAGCGCGAGTCGAAGGACATGGTCGAGGCCTTCTTCGAAATCATCCACGAGAGCCTGGTCGAAGGCGAAGATGTGAAGCTGTCCGGCTACGGCAACTTCCAGATCCGCCGCAAGGCCCCCCGCCCGGGACGCAACCCGCGCACCGGCGAGGCCATCCCCATCAAGGCACGCAATGTCGTGACCTTCCACGCCAGCCATAAGTTGAAGGGCGTCGTGCAAGGAGACATACCGGCTGGGGAGGAGTTCGAGTAAAGTCTAAAGTTGTCTCCGATCTCATTGATTTCAATGGAGAAAGCGCTCCCCGCCATTCCCGCCAAACGCTACTTCACCATTGGTGAGGTCAGCGAGTTGTGCGGCGTGAAGCCCTATGTGCTGCGCTACTGGGAGCAGGAGTTCACGCAACTCAAGCCCATGAAGCGGCGTGGCAACCGGCGCTATTACCAGCACCATGAAGTGCTGCTGATCCGGCGCATCCGGGAGCTGCTGTACGAGCAGGGCTTCACCATCAGCGGGGCGCGCAACCGCCTCGCCGAGATGGGCCAGCATGCCAAGGCTGAGCCGGCCGTGCCGCTGGTGGTGGAAGCTGCGGCCGAGTCGCCGCCGACCGAACTGGCCGGCGTGGAAGTCATCGAGGTGACTGCGATGGCGGACACCGCGGTCGAGCTCGCGGAGGTTGCGGCTGAGCCGGCAGCGCCCTACAGCATCAGCCAAGTTCGCCAGGAATTGCTTTCGATCAGAATGCTCTTGGCAATATGAGAAAAGTTAGCCTATAATCTGAGGCTTCGTCGGGGTGTAGCGCAGCCTGGTAGCGCACTTGCATGGGGTGCAAGGGGTCGCGAGTTCGAATCCCGCCACCCCGACCATTAATATCGATTTCGTCTTGTCCTCTCCAGTCCACTGGAGAACAAGAACTACCAGCGAAATCAAGCGTCAAGAAGACAGCCCGCCGCGGGAAATCGCGGCGGGCTGTTCTGTTTGGTGCCGATGTTCGGAGCGAAGCAGTGACACAGCGCGTGGGCCGGGGTGACCCTGCAATGGGGAGCTGCTGGACATCGACGCGCGGGCCACGGGTAGGGATCGAGAAGAGTGCCGCTGCCAGAATGGGGCGCTGCCGGACGCGACTGCCGGGTGGCCGAACTTGCCGGTTGGAGGGTTGCGGCGGTGTGGCACCCATACGCCAAGCGCAGGAAGAAGCTGGCTGATCGCCACCGTCTTGACGCGCGTCGAAGGCGCTTCGGCAGGGCCACAGACGGCACCGGCCGCCTTCGACCCTCACTGCCGGCCGCGGCAACGCTGTCCTGGCTGGCTACCTTGCCATGGACAGCCAGGGGCCGACGTCACCGTCAGCCAAGCCGTCAATGCAGTGGTGCCCCGGCGTCGGGCGCCGGCATCGGCGGCTGGGACAGGGTCTTGCCCCAGCAGAACGCAGAACGCTGGGCATCGAGAAGTTGCCGGAGCTGCTTGTCGGACCTGCTTGTCGGACCTGAGTGGGTCATCTCCGCATCAACGACTGGCGGATGGCCGTCCCACCGCGCCCGAGCCCACTGCGCCGCGAGGCTCCACGGCCAGCGAATGCGCAAGCGGAACCACACCTTCAGACACACCGTCCCCCCGTATGGGTGGCTGGCCGCATGCGAGGTCGCTCCTACACTTGCGCCCACAAGAACTTGCAGGGCCGGCGCACGAAGAGGTGCCTCTCGCACGGCCTTGTGAGAACGAGGGGGGAGCCATGACCGACGACGACCACCGCGCGCATCCGTGCGCCGATACCGCGCACCTGCGTGCTGGCGGCAACCACGTGCCTTCGAAGCACAGGCACATTCAGGCGGTCCGGCGGTGGCGCGCTGCACGATGACGCGGCCGCGCATCCTGGGTGCCGACCGGCAGCATGCGCGGCTCGGCTGGGCGCCGCCAGCCGCATGGCGGGACGCATGCCTGCGCGCGACCAAGGGCTGCGCGCGTGACGGCGGTACACGGTCGATCTCCTCAGCAAGCCGGCGAACACCGGCCTCGAAGCACCGCAGCGCAAGACGCGCTGCGAATTGCCCGCCACGCGGAAGGTCGCCCGCGGTGCGCTTCACCGGGTACCCCTGGGGCGCGGGGCGCGACGAGACAGCAGCGACAACGCCTTCTACGAGGCGCGTGCCGACGTGCTCGCTTCAACCTCCGCACGGATTTCGCCGCTTGCCGAGCGATGGTCCGTGCTGCGGTCGAGCAGCCATGGCGGCGATGCGCCGCCGATCCGAACACGCCTGGCTGCTTTCAGCCGCGGCATTGATCCTTCTTGATATCCAGAACACGCCAGCAAGCCGAACCCTATGAAGAAGTTTCTCAAATCCTTCCTCTCTTTCGCGATCGTCTCGTCTTTTGCCATGGCCGCCGGTGCAGCGCCGTCGGATGCCAAGACGGTCCTTGATGCTGCCGTGTGCAAGCCACCTTACTCGCTCGATTCGTCCCTCAAGTTCTATGAGTCCGCGGAGCGGATGGCGAAGCGGGAGCTGGTGGACTTCATCGCGGTCTACAAGCTCAAGAATCCGATCACCAGCAAAGACGGCCTGAAGACCCAGGCATTGGTGGTCGCGAACAACTCCTACGGGATCTTGCTCGATGGCTCGCAGGCGGAAGCTTTGGCCGCCCGTTTTCAGCTGAAGCCGGAGCGCAGGAGCGTGCTGCGGGCAGCCATCATCAAGGGGTACTCGCGTGCGCTCGCCGACGCTGAGCAACCGTCCCCGGAAACGGGCGTGGTCTCCCTCGCGGTTCGCGAAATCCACAGCTTCCCGGGGAAAACGATGCTGATTTGCGAGATGCTCACCCACTCCGAGATCAAGGCGCTGCAGTCGTACTGAACAGTGCGAATCCGACCGGAAGCACGGTCGGTGACCCAGGTGGTTTTACAAGGAAGCTCAAGGATGGCGGATATTCGTGCTCTTGCTGTGGACCTGCAAGAGGAAATCAGGGACTTCCAGGAGCAAGGCGCGGCATTCCTTGCCGTGTCGCAGGAGTCCGCTCCGGCGGATATTGTTGAGCGCATCAATTCATTCGTCCGGCAACTGAAGCAGGATGAGAAATCGCTCTCCGAGGACGTAGTGATCTCCCTCGGTGTCTTGCTTGGCGAGCAGTATGTCCGTCGTTTCCAGTGGCATTGGGGTGAAGTGATTTTTGATGGGGACGAGGAGAACAGTCAGACCTGCGTTCTCTCGCCCAACAATGGGGTGGCCATCAACCCGATCTGGTGGGTCAACAACGTCGTCTCGACCGAAAGGCCGACCAACTTCCTGTTGAACTTCAATATGGTGGCGGACGGGCGGCTGCCGAACGCACAGGCCAACGAGGCACTTGGTTTTCATTGAAGAGGCGGCGGGCGCTGCACATCGTCTTGAACGATCGGCTGGCCATGGCACGGGCCATGGTGTCTGCCTCGCGCCTTTTCGGGAGCCGCGCCGGCCGGCAGCAGCACGGCTGGGTTGCAGCAGCACAAGGGACGGCGAGGCCGGAGGGCCCTCGCGTGGCAGGCGCTGAGGGGCAGGTTCAGGATGCATCTGCCACGGCGCTCGTGGCGCAGCCCCATCACCGCGGGTCGCCGATCCAGGGGCATGGCACCCCATACCGGGTGCATGACCGAGGCGGGGCCCGCGACGTCGGTCCTGCGCCGTCGAGTGGACGCTGCAGCCCTTGCTGCGCTGAGCCGGGGCAGTCCGCTCGCCGCTACGCACGGCACCGCAAGTGAGTCGCCTGCGAGGGGCGCGGCATCGTCAGCTTGCTGGTGCATGACCGAAGGCGGGGCCCGCGACGCCGGCCCTGCGCCGTCGAGTGGACGCTGCAGCCCTTGCAGCGCTGAGCCGGGACAGCCGCGCTCGCCGCTACGCGAGGCACCGCAAGTGAGTCGCC
This genomic stretch from Eleftheria terrae harbors:
- a CDS encoding MerR family transcriptional regulator is translated as MEKALPAIPAKRYFTIGEVSELCGVKPYVLRYWEQEFTQLKPMKRRGNRRYYQHHEVLLIRRIRELLYEQGFTISGARNRLAEMGQHAKAEPAVPLVVEAAAESPPTELAGVEVIEVTAMADTAVELAEVAAEPAAPYSISQVRQELLSIRMLLAI
- a CDS encoding integration host factor subunit alpha, with amino-acid sequence MERPISPSIETPTLTKAELADLLFERLGLNKRESKDMVEAFFEIIHESLVEGEDVKLSGYGNFQIRRKAPRPGRNPRTGEAIPIKARNVVTFHASHKLKGVVQGDIPAGEEFE